The Pseudobacteroides sp. genome includes a window with the following:
- a CDS encoding carbohydrate binding domain-containing protein gives MIKKISLIGVALSVLVGASVPGNARELLETTNFNSGISLPWNLIESDDSYANSSVEDGKYVIHMNEKGVNQWDVRISHKGFSIKEGYRYRVKFSINSTKDTKIYAKVGDRGEPYGEVWNNNWNPFTIRANQALTVEQQFTAYRTCNDAEFAFHLGGVLAGSVPLDIQLISVSLDDGTHIEPTPTLPIPTPTQPIPSPTLLPGICVATINPSFSFTNKDVLKGFRISGRDGLYNNGIDDNGVIRVPNTSNGLSRFTISKPGYLSRTVDLLIGTAQNPIDMWAGDINGDNRINMADVISMVEGFNSIKGNAEYSSICDFNQDQCINMADVMILVANFGKTVNDYPVYKAY, from the coding sequence TTTATCCGTTTTAGTAGGAGCAAGTGTGCCCGGTAATGCTCGTGAACTGCTTGAAACCACAAACTTTAATAGTGGGATAAGCCTTCCCTGGAATCTGATTGAAAGTGATGACAGCTACGCGAACTCATCTGTTGAAGACGGTAAATATGTAATACATATGAATGAGAAGGGAGTAAATCAATGGGACGTTCGAATCTCTCATAAAGGATTTTCAATTAAAGAGGGATACAGGTATAGAGTTAAATTTTCAATAAATTCAACGAAAGATACTAAAATTTATGCTAAGGTTGGTGATCGTGGTGAGCCTTATGGTGAGGTATGGAATAATAATTGGAATCCATTTACCATTAGGGCAAATCAAGCACTTACTGTGGAACAACAGTTTACTGCCTATAGAACTTGTAACGATGCCGAGTTTGCCTTTCATCTAGGAGGTGTTCTGGCAGGATCTGTTCCGCTTGATATACAACTTATTTCTGTGTCGCTGGATGATGGTACTCATATTGAGCCAACCCCAACACTCCCTATACCAACGCCAACACAGCCTATACCATCACCAACCCTTTTACCGGGAATTTGTGTGGCAACTATAAACCCCAGCTTTTCGTTTACTAATAAAGATGTGCTAAAAGGCTTCCGTATTTCAGGGCGTGATGGATTATATAACAATGGAATTGATGATAATGGTGTTATACGTGTTCCTAATACATCAAACGGTCTATCACGTTTTACCATATCAAAGCCCGGTTATTTAAGCCGTACAGTAGATCTGCTTATAGGTACTGCCCAAAATCCTATTGATATGTGGGCGGGAGATATAAATGGAGATAATCGGATAAATATGGCAGATGTAATAAGTATGGTTGAAGGTTTTAATAGTATAAAAGGCAATGCTGAATATAGCAGCATTTGTGATTTTAACCAGGACCAGTGTATTAACATGGCAGATGTCATGATTCTGGTCGCTAATTTCGGTAAAACAGTAAATGACTATCCGGTATATAAGGCCTATTAA